The Chaetodon auriga isolate fChaAug3 chromosome 22, fChaAug3.hap1, whole genome shotgun sequence genome contains a region encoding:
- the mcat gene encoding malonyl-CoA-acyl carrier protein transacylase, mitochondrial isoform X1: MLAAAALSLTAASRGKVRSLVCLGRRLSSTQPDSPDGTRHPPPETPAPLPYSEPPEVKQRRPKKDPHGCSILLFPGQGSQFVGMGRGLLKYPNVKEMFRVAQKILGYDLLSLCLDGPEEELMKTVHCQPAVFVTSLAAVERLSHENPEAIETCVAAAGFSVGEFAALVFSGSMNYAEALYAVKVRAEAMQKASELVPSGMLSVIGRRQAHYKHACVQAKEYCMSLGIKDPVCSVANYLFPDGRVIAGHQEALDFLQQNSRSLQFMRTKPLPVSGAFHTELMESATEPLREVLRQVEVRRPEIRVYSNVDGKRYMSETHVRRQLVKQLVSPVKWEQCLHEIYERAQGRQFPHTYEVGPGKQLGATLQKCNRKAFEHYEHVEVTTHED, from the exons ATGTTGGCCGCCGCGGCTCTCAGCTTGACAGCAGCCTCCAGAGGGAAGGTCAGGTCGCTGGTCTGTCTGGGCAGGAGGCTGTCCAGCACCCAGCCCGACTCCCCGGATGGAACCCGCCACCCTCCGCCCGAAACCCCCGCTCCACTCCCGTACAGCGAGCCGCCCGAGGTGAAGCAGCGGAGACCAAAGAAAGACCCCCACGGCTGCTCCATACTCCTCTTTCCCGGCCAGGGCAGCCAGTTTGTGGGCATGGGTAGAGGACTTTTGAAGTACCCCAACGTTAAAGAAATGTTTAGGGTGGCCCAGAAGATCCTCGGGTACgacctgctgtctctgtgcctgGACGGACCCGAGGAGGAGCTGATGAAGACGGTCCACTGTCAGCCGGCGGTGTTCGTCACCTCCCTGGCTGCGGTGGAGAGGCTCAGCCACGAAAACCCCGAG GCCATTGAGACGTGTGTTGCCGCTGCAGGTTTCAGCGTGGGAGAATTTGCTGCCCTGGTTTTTTCTGGTTCCATGAATTATGCAGAAG CGCTGTATGCGGTGAAGGTGCGTGCAGAGGCCATGCAGAAAGCATCAGAGCTGGTTCCCAGTGGGATGCTGTCAGTCATCGGTAGACGGCAGGCCCATTATAAACATGCCTGTGTGCAGGCTAAAGAGTACTGCATGAGCCTCGGCATCAAGGACCCGGTCTGCTCTGTGGCCAATTATCTGTTCCCTGATGGCAGGGTCATCGCAGGACACCAAGAG GCTCTTGATTTCCTCCAGCAAAACTCGAGAAGTCTCCAGTTCATGAGGACCAAACCACTCCCAGTCAGCGGAGCgtttcacactgagctgatggAGTCGGCTACTGAACCCCTCAGAGAGGTGCTCAGACAGGTGGAG GTCCGTCGTCCCGAGATCAGAGTTTACTCCAACGTGGATGGAAAacgctacatgagcgagacCCACGTGCGCAGGCAGCTGGTGAAGCAGCTGGTGTCGCCCGTGAAGTGGGAACAATGTCTGCACGAGATCTACGAGAGGGCGCAGGGGAGGCAGTTCCCTCACACCTACGAGGTCGGCCCGGGC
- the mcat gene encoding malonyl-CoA-acyl carrier protein transacylase, mitochondrial isoform X2 has translation MLAAAALSLTAASRGKVRSLVCLGRRLSSTQPDSPDGTRHPPPETPAPLPYSEPPEVKQRRPKKDPHGCSILLFPGQGSQFVGMGRGLLKYPNVKEMFRVAQKILGYDLLSLCLDGPEEELMKTVHCQPAVFVTSLAAVERLSHENPEAIETCVAAAGFSVGEFAALVFSGSMNYAEALYAVKVRAEAMQKASELVPSGMLSVIGRRQAHYKHACVQAKEYCMSLGIKDPVCSVANYLFPDGRVIAGHQEALDFLQQNSRSLQFMRTKPLPVSGAFHTELMESATEPLREVLRQVEMSLPLRSVVPRSEFTPTWMENAT, from the exons ATGTTGGCCGCCGCGGCTCTCAGCTTGACAGCAGCCTCCAGAGGGAAGGTCAGGTCGCTGGTCTGTCTGGGCAGGAGGCTGTCCAGCACCCAGCCCGACTCCCCGGATGGAACCCGCCACCCTCCGCCCGAAACCCCCGCTCCACTCCCGTACAGCGAGCCGCCCGAGGTGAAGCAGCGGAGACCAAAGAAAGACCCCCACGGCTGCTCCATACTCCTCTTTCCCGGCCAGGGCAGCCAGTTTGTGGGCATGGGTAGAGGACTTTTGAAGTACCCCAACGTTAAAGAAATGTTTAGGGTGGCCCAGAAGATCCTCGGGTACgacctgctgtctctgtgcctgGACGGACCCGAGGAGGAGCTGATGAAGACGGTCCACTGTCAGCCGGCGGTGTTCGTCACCTCCCTGGCTGCGGTGGAGAGGCTCAGCCACGAAAACCCCGAG GCCATTGAGACGTGTGTTGCCGCTGCAGGTTTCAGCGTGGGAGAATTTGCTGCCCTGGTTTTTTCTGGTTCCATGAATTATGCAGAAG CGCTGTATGCGGTGAAGGTGCGTGCAGAGGCCATGCAGAAAGCATCAGAGCTGGTTCCCAGTGGGATGCTGTCAGTCATCGGTAGACGGCAGGCCCATTATAAACATGCCTGTGTGCAGGCTAAAGAGTACTGCATGAGCCTCGGCATCAAGGACCCGGTCTGCTCTGTGGCCAATTATCTGTTCCCTGATGGCAGGGTCATCGCAGGACACCAAGAG GCTCTTGATTTCCTCCAGCAAAACTCGAGAAGTCTCCAGTTCATGAGGACCAAACCACTCCCAGTCAGCGGAGCgtttcacactgagctgatggAGTCGGCTACTGAACCCCTCAGAGAGGTGCTCAGACAGGTGGAG ATGTCTCTCCCACTCAGGTCCGTCGTCCCGAGATCAGAGTTTACTCCAACGTGGATGGAAAacgctacatga